One genomic region from Arthrobacter sp. FB24 encodes:
- a CDS encoding VOC family protein, producing the protein MLSIGSIVIRVDDLPSQMAFWQAALGFEPRHEPEADFVILQPPGGAGTCISLDRVPSSVHIPPRIHLDLYTEDQSGEVQRLLDLGATRIEWSKRPADADYVIMADPEGNRFCVIDTAGRGATQGSEPGT; encoded by the coding sequence ATGCTGAGCATTGGCTCGATCGTGATCCGCGTTGATGACCTCCCGTCCCAGATGGCCTTCTGGCAGGCCGCCCTGGGCTTCGAGCCGCGGCATGAACCCGAGGCCGACTTCGTGATCCTGCAGCCGCCGGGCGGCGCGGGCACCTGCATCTCGCTGGACCGCGTGCCGTCCTCGGTCCACATTCCGCCGCGCATCCACCTGGACCTCTACACCGAGGACCAGAGCGGCGAAGTGCAACGGCTCCTTGATCTGGGCGCCACCCGGATCGAGTGGAGCAAACGGCCCGCGGACGCGGACTACGTGATCATGGCCGACCCCGAGGGCAACCGTTTCTGCGTCATCGACACTGCCGGCCGCGGCGCCACCCAGGGGTCCGAGCCGGGCACATAG
- a CDS encoding Gfo/Idh/MocA family protein has protein sequence MKTLSHEDPATVPAGGSTKPPTTFAVIGGGYRAGFFLRVAQALPHLFRVCGVVARREESRTAVEREWGVCAYPTLAELLDEATPDFAVVSVSAGAAPGVIADAASRGLPVLTETPPAPDLEGLLSLYRLVEDGARIQVAEQYHLEPLLSAQIAIARSGRLGSVAEAFASVCHGYHGVSILRRLLGIGFENAEVTAHEFRSRMKAGPDRSGDPQEDHLIDEAHVSARLDFGGRLGVFDFTTDQYRSWIRSPHVLVRGDRGELRDTELRYVEDFRTPMRSEIRRIGAGHAGNHEGMFLRGLVEGGNWLYRNPFAPARLADDELSVAALLQGMADYVHGGPEVYSLAEACHDQYLALTIQQSVESGEGIRTKTQPWAAA, from the coding sequence ATGAAAACGCTTTCTCATGAAGACCCCGCCACCGTTCCGGCCGGCGGGAGCACCAAACCTCCAACGACCTTTGCCGTCATTGGCGGTGGCTACCGGGCAGGCTTCTTCCTCCGTGTAGCCCAGGCCCTTCCGCACCTCTTCCGGGTCTGTGGCGTGGTGGCCAGGCGGGAGGAAAGCCGGACAGCGGTGGAAAGGGAGTGGGGCGTTTGCGCGTACCCCACCCTGGCGGAACTCCTTGACGAGGCGACGCCGGACTTCGCGGTTGTATCCGTCAGTGCAGGCGCAGCCCCGGGTGTCATCGCTGATGCCGCATCGCGGGGTCTCCCCGTGCTGACGGAGACGCCGCCGGCCCCGGACCTCGAGGGGCTCCTGTCCCTGTATCGGCTGGTGGAGGACGGCGCGCGGATCCAGGTTGCCGAGCAATACCACCTGGAACCCCTGCTCTCGGCGCAGATCGCCATCGCCCGCTCGGGCCGGCTGGGCAGCGTTGCAGAGGCCTTCGCCTCGGTCTGCCACGGGTACCACGGGGTCAGCATCCTCAGGCGGCTGCTGGGGATCGGCTTCGAAAACGCCGAGGTGACCGCCCACGAGTTCCGCTCGAGGATGAAGGCCGGACCTGACCGCTCCGGGGATCCGCAGGAAGACCATCTGATCGATGAGGCGCACGTGTCCGCGCGGCTGGACTTCGGCGGCAGGCTGGGCGTCTTCGATTTCACCACCGACCAGTACCGCTCTTGGATCCGCTCCCCGCACGTGCTGGTCCGGGGCGACCGTGGCGAGCTCCGCGATACCGAACTGCGCTACGTGGAGGACTTCCGTACGCCCATGCGCAGCGAGATCCGGCGCATCGGTGCCGGGCATGCCGGCAACCACGAAGGCATGTTTCTCCGCGGTTTGGTGGAGGGCGGGAACTGGCTCTACCGGAACCCGTTCGCGCCCGCCCGGCTCGCCGACGACGAACTTTCCGTCGCCGCGCTGCTGCAGGGCATGGCCGACTACGTCCACGGCGGTCCGGAGGTTTACAGCCTCGCGGAAGCCTGCCACGACCAGTACCTTGCGCTTACCATCCAGCAGTCCGTGGAATCAGGGGAGGGCATCCGGACCAAAACCCAGCCATGGGCCGCCGCCTAG
- a CDS encoding C4-dicarboxylate transporter DctA: MKLPLPLVPDASSAAPKKPLYKSLFFQILAAVCLGIGVGHFWPDLGSALRPLGDGFIQLIKMIIAPLIFLVIVTGISAVGDVKAVGRVGVKALLYFTGATLFALVFGLVVGNIVQPGAGLNIDPNTLSQDALNAKTGTAPPKDAGAFLLGIIPTSVVGAFASNSLLQVLCFSVFFGAAIVVVGRERCLPVVTLLETVLELFFKIMGWVMRVAPVGAFGAMAFIIGQYGLGSLSTYALLIAACYGAAIIFIGLLFVVAWVYPRVPLWQFIKYSREEFLLALGTASTESVLPRIMIKLTNAGCSRATTGLVVPTGYSFNLDGAALYLSISLLFLAQAFGHNLDLGQQLAALGILMLTSKGMAGVPGSAFLALSATAAALGIFPVAGVALLLGADRLMDSMRVSVNLLGNCVATFVVAKWEGQFDREAMLRAFRGEAEESPTAGGAPESPAAVEPAGAAEPAGTVPAPVR, from the coding sequence ATGAAACTCCCCTTGCCCCTGGTGCCCGACGCAAGCAGTGCGGCCCCGAAGAAGCCGCTTTACAAGTCGCTCTTCTTCCAGATTCTGGCGGCCGTGTGCCTGGGCATCGGGGTCGGCCACTTCTGGCCCGATCTCGGTTCGGCCCTGCGGCCGCTGGGTGACGGTTTCATCCAGCTGATCAAGATGATCATCGCTCCGCTGATCTTCCTGGTGATTGTCACCGGCATCTCGGCCGTTGGCGACGTGAAGGCCGTGGGCCGGGTGGGCGTGAAAGCGCTGCTGTACTTCACCGGCGCTACGCTCTTCGCCCTGGTGTTCGGTCTTGTGGTGGGCAATATCGTCCAGCCGGGCGCGGGCCTGAACATCGATCCGAATACGCTGTCCCAGGACGCCCTCAATGCCAAGACCGGAACGGCCCCGCCCAAGGACGCCGGTGCCTTCCTGCTGGGCATCATTCCCACCAGCGTGGTGGGTGCCTTCGCGTCCAACAGCCTGTTGCAGGTGCTCTGCTTTTCGGTGTTCTTCGGCGCGGCGATCGTGGTGGTGGGCCGGGAACGCTGCCTGCCCGTGGTGACGCTCCTGGAGACGGTGCTGGAGCTGTTCTTCAAGATCATGGGCTGGGTGATGCGCGTTGCCCCGGTGGGTGCCTTCGGCGCCATGGCGTTCATCATCGGCCAGTACGGCCTTGGCTCACTGAGCACTTACGCACTGTTGATCGCGGCCTGCTATGGTGCGGCCATCATCTTCATCGGGCTGCTGTTCGTGGTGGCCTGGGTGTACCCGCGGGTGCCGCTGTGGCAGTTCATCAAGTACAGCCGCGAAGAATTCCTGCTGGCGCTGGGCACGGCGTCCACCGAGTCCGTGCTGCCGCGCATCATGATCAAGCTGACCAACGCGGGCTGCTCCCGGGCCACCACCGGACTGGTGGTGCCTACGGGCTACTCCTTTAACCTGGACGGCGCCGCGCTGTACCTGTCCATCTCCTTGCTGTTCCTGGCCCAGGCCTTCGGGCACAACCTTGACCTTGGCCAGCAGCTCGCGGCCCTGGGCATTTTGATGCTGACTTCCAAGGGCATGGCCGGCGTCCCCGGTTCGGCCTTCCTGGCGCTCTCGGCCACCGCGGCCGCCCTGGGCATCTTTCCGGTGGCCGGCGTGGCCCTGCTCCTGGGCGCCGACCGCCTCATGGACTCCATGCGCGTCTCCGTGAACCTGCTGGGGAACTGCGTCGCCACGTTCGTAGTGGCCAAATGGGAAGGCCAGTTCGACCGGGAGGCCATGCTCCGCGCTTTCCGCGGGGAAGCGGAGGAAAGCCCGACGGCGGGCGGCGCACCTGAGTCTCCTGCCGCCGTCGAGCCTGCCGGCGCTGCCGAACCGGCCGGTACCGTACCGGCTCCGGTGCGGTAG
- a CDS encoding exo-rhamnogalacturonan lyase family protein, protein MTTEAALNWLDGVAPAGLSGGTTWGMPFARGSLAGVSEISVSDADGRPVASQAWPLATWPDGSLKWAGVALPAVDAPSAHYRVTSDGGASPESGPSPEAAPAQEITVTETEDAMTISTGTLDMVINRNGSSLFATLSRAGTVVARDGKLVSLLQDGVAEAAGSVSRQAFTGEVTAVVLEQSGPVRAVVRLEGSHRPDNHSDGRSWLPFVVRFYFHAGARSVRMVHSFIWDGDAERDFLAGLGVRFTVPLEGQLHDRHVRIAGADGGFLTEAVRGLTGLRRDPGEAVRRAQIEGRATPPLEEWSDLVSKRLHLIPAWNDYTLTQLSADGFELRKRTGEGHGWVGISGGTRAAGFCSLSGPRGGFGVGVRNFWQSHPGQLDIRGAATAQAAVTAWLYSPEAQPMDLRFYHDGLGQDTFEEQLEGLEITYEDYEPGFGNPAGIARTHELTLFAYDSTPDAAALAADAEATSTPPLLQATPQYLHSAGVFGDWSPVDRSTPERAGLEDKLDFLFDFYTGQVEQRRWYGFWNYGDVMHTYDADRHVWRYDVGGYAWDNSELSPDLWLWYMYLRSGRADVFRFAEAMTRHTGEVDVYHLGEWRGLGSRHNVQHWGCSAKQLRISTPAYRRFYYYLTADERTGDLLSELVDSDQNFLGLDPTRKVRPDIATYRPDRSALAVGLGTDWGSLAATWLTDWERTGNPRSRDRLLGTMADIGALKYGFLTGEALYDLDKGRFDAGREVISVSHLSAVFGLVEICSELVSLVPDAAFESAWLQYCRLFLATPEVQAREVGRPLEGIYLTQAHSRLSAYAAARLGDAELAGRAWDSFAEGGENLNHGEAFTLRKIEPPYVLSPVDEALTVSTNDAAQFGLAVIQNLALIGGHLPALQPVG, encoded by the coding sequence ATGACGACCGAAGCAGCACTCAACTGGCTGGACGGCGTGGCTCCCGCGGGGCTATCCGGCGGCACCACCTGGGGCATGCCCTTCGCCCGCGGCTCGCTGGCCGGCGTCAGCGAAATCTCCGTCTCGGACGCCGACGGGCGGCCGGTCGCTTCGCAGGCCTGGCCGCTGGCAACCTGGCCGGACGGCTCGCTGAAGTGGGCCGGCGTCGCCCTGCCAGCCGTCGACGCACCCTCCGCCCACTACCGGGTAACGTCCGACGGCGGCGCCTCCCCGGAGTCCGGGCCCTCACCGGAGGCCGCCCCCGCCCAGGAGATCACCGTGACGGAAACCGAAGACGCCATGACGATCTCCACCGGCACCTTGGACATGGTCATCAACCGAAACGGCTCATCCCTGTTCGCCACCCTCTCCCGCGCCGGCACCGTGGTGGCGCGCGATGGCAAACTGGTCAGCCTGCTCCAGGACGGTGTCGCGGAGGCCGCCGGCAGCGTCAGCCGGCAGGCCTTCACGGGTGAGGTGACCGCCGTCGTGCTTGAACAAAGCGGTCCGGTACGCGCGGTGGTGCGGCTGGAAGGCTCACACCGCCCGGATAACCACAGTGACGGGCGCAGCTGGCTGCCGTTCGTAGTCCGGTTCTACTTCCACGCCGGAGCCCGCAGCGTGCGGATGGTCCACTCCTTCATCTGGGACGGCGATGCCGAGCGTGACTTCCTGGCCGGACTCGGCGTCCGGTTCACGGTACCGCTCGAGGGCCAGCTGCACGACAGGCATGTACGCATCGCAGGGGCCGACGGCGGTTTCCTCACCGAGGCGGTCCGCGGCCTGACCGGCCTGCGCCGCGACCCCGGCGAGGCCGTCCGTCGCGCCCAGATCGAGGGACGGGCCACTCCGCCGCTGGAGGAGTGGAGCGACCTGGTGTCCAAGCGGCTCCACCTGATCCCCGCATGGAACGACTACACCCTGACCCAGCTGAGCGCGGACGGCTTCGAGCTCCGCAAACGGACCGGCGAGGGCCACGGCTGGGTGGGAATCTCCGGCGGCACGCGGGCTGCGGGATTCTGTTCACTAAGCGGTCCGCGCGGCGGCTTCGGCGTCGGCGTCCGCAACTTCTGGCAGTCCCACCCGGGGCAGCTGGACATCCGGGGTGCCGCCACCGCCCAGGCCGCCGTAACGGCGTGGCTGTACTCACCCGAGGCGCAGCCCATGGATCTGCGGTTCTACCACGACGGACTGGGGCAGGACACGTTTGAGGAACAGCTCGAAGGGCTGGAGATCACCTACGAGGACTACGAACCGGGATTCGGCAACCCCGCCGGCATTGCCCGCACCCACGAACTGACGCTGTTCGCCTACGACTCCACTCCGGACGCCGCTGCCCTTGCCGCTGATGCGGAGGCCACCTCCACGCCGCCTCTCCTGCAGGCCACCCCGCAGTACCTGCACTCGGCCGGCGTGTTCGGTGACTGGTCGCCCGTGGACCGCAGCACGCCTGAGCGGGCCGGACTGGAGGACAAGCTGGACTTCCTGTTCGACTTCTACACCGGCCAGGTGGAGCAGCGCCGCTGGTACGGGTTCTGGAACTACGGCGACGTGATGCATACCTACGACGCCGACCGGCACGTCTGGCGCTACGACGTGGGCGGGTACGCCTGGGACAACTCGGAGCTCTCCCCCGACCTGTGGCTCTGGTACATGTACCTGCGGTCCGGGCGGGCGGACGTGTTCCGTTTCGCCGAGGCCATGACCCGCCACACCGGCGAAGTGGACGTCTACCACCTGGGCGAGTGGCGCGGGCTGGGATCCCGGCACAACGTCCAGCACTGGGGCTGCAGCGCCAAGCAGCTGCGGATCAGCACTCCCGCCTACCGCCGGTTCTACTACTACCTGACGGCGGACGAACGCACCGGCGACCTGCTCTCCGAGCTCGTGGACAGCGACCAGAACTTCCTGGGCCTGGACCCCACCCGCAAGGTGCGCCCGGACATCGCCACGTACCGGCCGGACCGGAGCGCGCTGGCCGTGGGCCTGGGAACCGACTGGGGATCGCTGGCCGCCACCTGGCTGACCGACTGGGAACGCACGGGCAACCCGCGCTCACGGGACCGCCTGCTGGGCACCATGGCGGACATCGGCGCCCTGAAATACGGCTTCCTCACGGGCGAAGCGCTGTACGACCTGGATAAAGGAAGGTTCGACGCCGGCCGCGAAGTCATCAGCGTCTCGCACCTAAGTGCGGTGTTCGGGCTGGTGGAAATCTGCAGCGAACTGGTCAGCCTGGTGCCGGATGCCGCGTTTGAAAGCGCCTGGCTGCAGTACTGCCGGCTTTTCCTGGCCACACCCGAAGTACAGGCCCGGGAGGTGGGCCGGCCGCTGGAGGGCATCTACCTGACGCAGGCCCACAGCCGCCTCTCCGCCTACGCAGCCGCGCGGCTGGGTGACGCTGAGCTCGCCGGCCGCGCCTGGGACAGCTTCGCGGAGGGCGGCGAGAACCTCAACCACGGGGAAGCGTTCACGCTGCGGAAGATCGAACCGCCGTATGTCCTCTCTCCCGTGGACGAGGCCCTGACAGTGTCCACCAACGACGCCGCGCAGTTCGGCCTGGCGGTGATCCAGAACCTGGCCCTGATCGGCGGACACCTCCCGGCACTCCAGCCGGTGGGCTAG